DNA sequence from the Lysinibacillus sp. OF-1 genome:
GGATTCACCAGATGAAACTTCGCCCTTCATTTTGGAACGGATAAAAGCTATGTGTAAATATAGCTTTTTAAAATAGGTAGTTTTTTTAATCATTAAATTATGTTGAAGTTAAAGCTCTTGAAGGGAGTGAAACAATCGTGTTTTTAGATTATCTTGTACTAGGTGCAAGCGCTGGTAGTTTTAATAGCGGAGACATCATCGCAACATTAGTTATCTTCATCGTGTTAATGGTATTACTTAAGAAATTCGCTTGGGGTCCACTTATGGGCATCATGCAGCAACGTGAAGAATTAGTAGCGAGTGAAATCGAAGCAGCTGAAAAAGCGCGCAAAGAATCGCACCAATTTTTAGAAGAACAAAAGAGCCTTCTTAAAGAAGCTCGTACGGAAGCACAATCGATTGTTGAAGGCGCTAAGAAACAAGGCGAACTACAAAAAGAAGAAATTCTTACTGTAGCGCGCAATGAAGCAAACCGCTTAAAAGAATCGGCTTTACGTGAAATTGAGTCTGAAAAAGAAAAAGCTATTGCAGCAGTACGTGATGAAGTCGTTTCATTATCTGTACTTGCAGCATCTAAAGTCCTTAGCAAAGAGATTTCTGAGGCAGACAACCGTGCTCTAATTGAAGAGACGATTGCGAAGGCAGGCGAAGCTCGATGAGTAATTCAACTGTAGCAAAACGTTACGCTCAAGCGCTTTTTGAATTAGCGCAACAAAAAAACAATCTTACTGAAGTTGGAGCAGACTTAAACGAACTAACAAAAGTAATGAAAGAATCTCCTGATTTTTTAACGCTTTTAAGTGCGCCTAAGTTCTCCATCGAACGTAAAAAACAAATGGTAGCTGAAATCTTCACTGGTGCAACACCAGAAGTTTTACACACGGTTCAACTTCTAGTTGAGAAAAAACGTGTAAACGAGATTAAGCTAATTGCCAATGCATATGCTGAGCTTGCTGCACAAGCACAAGGTATGGCAGATGCAACAGTATTTTCAACACGTGCACTTTCTGCAGAAGAAAGCGCTAATATTTCGACAGCATTTGCGAAACTTGTTGGAAAACAATCATTAAACATTACAAACGAAATCGATCCAACTTTACTTGGTGGTATTCGTGTTCAAATCGGTAACCATATTTATGACAGCTCAGTAGTTAACAAATTAGAGCGTCTAAAACGTGAATTAATCGGTTAATAATTTAGAAATGTGAGAGGTGACATACATGGGCATCAAGGCTGAAGAAATCAGCAGTCTGATTAAACAACAGATTGAGAATTATGAATC
Encoded proteins:
- a CDS encoding F0F1 ATP synthase subunit delta; this translates as MSNSTVAKRYAQALFELAQQKNNLTEVGADLNELTKVMKESPDFLTLLSAPKFSIERKKQMVAEIFTGATPEVLHTVQLLVEKKRVNEIKLIANAYAELAAQAQGMADATVFSTRALSAEESANISTAFAKLVGKQSLNITNEIDPTLLGGIRVQIGNHIYDSSVVNKLERLKRELIG
- the atpF gene encoding F0F1 ATP synthase subunit B is translated as MFLDYLVLGASAGSFNSGDIIATLVIFIVLMVLLKKFAWGPLMGIMQQREELVASEIEAAEKARKESHQFLEEQKSLLKEARTEAQSIVEGAKKQGELQKEEILTVARNEANRLKESALREIESEKEKAIAAVRDEVVSLSVLAASKVLSKEISEADNRALIEETIAKAGEAR